CTTTAAGGGCAGGGAAGATTTGATCAAATATGCAAAGGAGAGGAATATCCCTGTACCTGTAACAAAGGCAAAACCATATTCAAGTGACAGGAACCTCCTTCATATAAGTTTTGAAGGTGGTATTTTAGAGGACACATGGGCAGAGGCAGATGAAAAGATGTTTACACTATCTGTCTCACCTGAAAAGGCCCCTGACAAAGCAACCTATGTTGAGATAGATTTTGAACAGGGTAATCCAACCAGGGTGGATGGTAAAGCTATGAGCCCTGCCTCCATACTGGCGCACCTTAATACCTTAGGTGGAATGAATGGCGTGGGAAGGGTTGATATTGTTGAAAACCGATATGTTGGGATGAAATCAAGAGGTGTGTATGAGACACCTGGCGGAACCATATTAAGGGTTGCACATCAGGCCGTAGAGTCTATAACAATGGACAGGGAGGTTATGCACATACGTGATGGTCTTATCCCCAGATATGCGGACATGATATACAACGGCTACTGGTTTTCACCTGAAAGGGAAATGCTTCAGTCACTTATTGACAAGAGCCAGGAGAATGTTACCGGCACAGCGCGTATCAAGCTGTATAAGGGTAACTGCATAACCGTGGGAAGAAAGTCAGAGCAGTCTCTCTTTAACCCTGAATATGCCACATTTGAAGGAGAGGATGTGTATAATCAGGCGGATGCAGGGGGATTTATCAGGCTGAATGCGTTAAGGCTGAAGATTGCAACTATCATGAAAAGAAAGTAACTTAAAAGGGTAGCTCAAGATGACTAAAAAGGTATGGGGAGGCAGGTTTACAGAGGATATCAATGAGGCAGTTGATTCCTTTCACTCCTCTCTGAGTTTTGATAAAAGGCTCTTTAGCCAGGATATAGATGGGTCAACAGCACACTGCCGCATGCTTTCAAAAAAGGGGATTATCCCTGAGGATGAGGCATCTGAAATTATAAATGCCCTTGCAGAGATCAAAAGAGAGATAGCAAGGGGTGAATTTTCAAAAGGGGATGATTACGAGGATATCCATACCCTGGTAGAAAAGGCCCTCATAGGAAAGGTGGGGCAGAAGGGCGAAAAGGTACATACAGGCAGAAGCAGAAATGACCAGGTAGCCCTTGATGCAAGGCTTTATGTAAGGGATGCCATTGAAAGGGATATAAATCTCATTAAAGAGCTCCAGAGATCCCTGGTGAACCTTGCAGTAAAAAACATCGCTGTACTGATGCCCGGATATACCCATCTGCAGCCAGCCCAGCCAGTGCTGCTCGCGCACCATCTTCTGGCATATTTTGAGATGCTAAAGAGGGATTGCGCCCGTTTTACTGACTGCAAAAAAAGGGTAAATGTAATGCCTCTGGGCAGCGCAGCCCTGGCCGGAACAACATTTGACCTTGACCGCAGCATGGTTGCTGATGAGCTTGGTTTTGACACCATATCCGATAACAGCATGGATGCTGTAAGTGACCGGGATTTTGTTCTTGAATATCTCTTTTCAGCATCAGTGCTTATGATGCATTTAAGCCGACTGAGTGAAGAGATAGTTTTATGGTCAACAAGGGAGTTCGGTTTTGTGATCCTGCCTGATGCATTCTGCACAGGCAGCAGCATAATGCCCCAGAAGAAAAACCCTGATGTGCTTGAACTTGTGAGGGGAAAGACAGGCAGGGTATATGGAAACCTTATGGGTTTGCTAACCACCATGAAAGGGCTCCCCCTTACCTATAACAAGGACATGCAGGAAGATAAAGAGGGTCTCTTTGATACAGTTGATACAATTGAACAGTGCTTAATGGTGTTAAGCATGCTTGTAAGTGAGATGCGATTCAACAGCGAGAAGATGTTAAACGCAACTGAGGAGGGTCATCTCATGGCCACTGACCTTGCTGATTATCTTGTCAATAAAGGCATGACCTTCAGGAATGCCCATGAGATAGTGGGCAAGGTTGTACTTTTCGCCATAGATAAAAAACGCACCCTGAAACAGCTTACGCTTCAGGAGCTTCAGGGCTTTTCTAGGCAGATAGAGGATGATGTTTATAAATGGCTTGAACCTGCTTCAGCCGTAACAAGAAGAAACCTTCACGGCGGGACAGGCACTGATGCAGTAAAAAAGAGCCTTGAAAGGGCAAAAAAGGAGATGGCATCTTGAAAACCATTGCAGTTATTTTACTGATACTTATTCTATGTGCATCATCTTTTACCGGATGCGGGAAAAAGAGCTCCCCAGTCTATCGTGAAACAGTTAAAATAAACAACCTTAAAGGAATTATCTGATTATGCATTTTTTTGAATATAAAAACAGGGAACTCTACTGTGAGGATGTAAGGATATCTGATATAGCAAAAGATGTTAAAACACCCTTTTATCTTTATTCACATGCAACGCTTGAAAGGCATTTCAGGGCATTTAATGATGCATTTAACGGGATTGATCATATCACCTGTTTTTCCATGAAATCAAATTCAAACATGGCTATATTGAAGCTTTTTTCAAATGCGGGAGGCGGGGTAGATATAGTTTCAGGCGGAGAGCTGTATCGCGCAATCAATGCAGGGGTTAGCCCTGAAAAGATCGTTTACTCAGGCGTTGGAAAAACAGCAGAAGAGATGGAGTATGCATTAACATCAGGTATTCTCATGTTCAATTCCGAATCTCCTCAGGAGATAGAAAAACTTGATGAGGTAGCAGGCAGGCTGAATAAAAAGGCAAAGATAGCAATAAGGGTTAATCCTGATGTTGACCCCCAGACACACCCGTATATTTCAACCGGTCTGAAAGAGAACAAGTTCGGTATCGATATTAACAGCTCATATGATGAATACCTCAGGGCAAACAGGATGACCAACCTTGAGGTAGCAGGGGTATCATGTCATATAGGGTCGCAGCTTACAAAGGTCAGCCCGTTTGTTGATGCCCTTAAAAAACTTAAAGACCTTATCATGAGACTTACCGAATCAGGGATAAATATCAGGTATCTTGACCTTGGCGGAGGGCTTGGCATCACATATAATGATGAAAAACCTCCTATGCCTCATGAATATGCATCTGCACTGAAGGAGACAATTGGGGATATGAATCTTACCCTTATCCTTGAACCGGGCAGGGTGATAGTGGGTAACTCAGGCATACTGGTTGCAAAGGTTCTCTATACCAAGAAAAATCAGGAAAAGAATTTTTCCGTGGTGGATGCCGCCATGAACGATCTTGCCAGGCCCAGCCTTTACGGGTCGTATCATGGGATAAGACCGGTAAAGATCGATTCGGAAGAGATAATCAGCATGGATATTGTGGGGCCGATCTGTGAGTCAGGTGATTTCCTGGCAAAAAACAGGGAGATACCAGCACTGAAACAGGGTGATCTCATAGCGGTCATGAGCGCCGGCGCATATGGCTTCAGCATGTCATCATCATATAATTCAAGGCCGAAGGTGGCAGAGATAATGGTAAAGGGTGACACCTATTACACGGTCAGGGAAAGGGAAACCTATGAGGACCTGATAAGGGGTGAAACTATACCTGATTTTTTAAAATGATCAATATTGGTAGAGACGGGTTTTAAAACCATCTTTTCTGAACAAAAATTGATTTCGTAGGGTCGGGTTTTACACCCGACCGATTGGCATGAAGAAATTATTGGCCAGGGAAATATATTGAAATGGAAAAAATAGAATTCTATAAGATGAGCGGAACCGGTAATGACTTTATCCTGATAGATAACAGGGATGAAAAGGTGCCTGATAAGGAGATGCGTCACATTGCTCAAAGGGCATGCAGGCGGCGTGACTCGGTCGGCGCGGATGGTATGATATATATCATTAATTCGGATAAGTATGATTTCAAGTGGAGATTTTTTAACTCTGATGGAAGCGAGGCGGAGATGTGCGGAAATGGAAGCAGATGTGCTGCCCGTTTTGCAATTCTTAATGGCATAGCTGGTGAACACATGACATTTGAAACCATTGCAGGGCTAGTATCCGCAGATGTATCTGGCAGAAGTGTGAAGGTGCTTATGCCCACACCAAAGGGGCTTAAGAAAGATATTAATATACCACTAGAAGAGGGCTGGGAGGCAATAGGTTTTGTTAACACCGGAGTCCCACATGTGGTTGTACATGTTAAAGAAATAAAGAACACACCTGTTTTTAAGCAGGGACGAGTAATAAGGTATCATCAGATGTTCCAGCCTTCCGGTACAAATGCCAACTTTATGAGTTTAAAGGCTAAAGATCATATTTATGTCCGCACATATGAGAGAGGAGTAGAAAACGAAACGCTTGCGTGTGGTACAGGCTCTATCGCTTCATCCCTTATCGCAAACGTCAGAGGGCTGGTTAACTCCCCTGTTACAGTTACAACAAGCGGAGGTGAAGAGCTGAAAGTTCACTTTGAAAAAAAAGGCACGGACTTCAGTCGCGTATGGCTTGAAGGCGGTACCTCAATAATATATAAAGGCGAATTACACGAAGAGGCGCTTTAGAATAGCTGTGAGAAATCAGCTTTCAGAATTCAGCCGGAGAAAGTGACTTTTATTAACTGAGAAAGTAAAAGTTAAAAAGGAGATAAAATGTTTCAGGGATCCATTGTAGCACTGGTCACACCGTTTAAAAATGGAAAGGTTGATGAAGAGGGCTATCGCGCGCTTATAGAAGAACAGATAGAGCAGGGTACAAGTGCCATAGTGCCTTGCGGCACAACAGGTGAATCTGCTACATTAAGCATTGAAGAGCATAACAGGGTGATTGATATAGCGATCAAGGCTGTAAACAAGCGCGTGCCTGTTATAGCTGGTACAGGCGGTAACAGCACAAGCGAGGCAATAGAACTTACCATGCATGCTAAAAAGGCAGGCGCGGATGCCACACTACAGGTAACTCCATACTACAATAAGCCAGGGCAGGAAGGCATGTACAGACACTTCAAGGCTATTGCAGATGCCGTGCCTCTTCCTCAGGTACTCTACAATGTGCCTGGCAGGACAGGTGTTAATCTTATGCCTGAAACAGTTGCAAGGCTTGCTGAAATAGCAGAGGTAGTTGCAATTAAAGAGGCATCAGGTAACCTTGCACAGATGACAGAAATAATGACACTTGCTGGGGATAAGATTACGCTTCTTTCAGGGGATGATAATCTTATAGTTCCTGTGCTGTCAATAGGAGGGAAAGGCGTTATATCTGTTATTGCAAATGTTGTTCCAAAGGATACTGCAAATGTTGTAAGTACATGGCTTAATGGTGATATAGAAAAATCAAGAAAGTTATTCCTGAAACTCTATCCTCTGTGCCAGGCCATGTTTTATGAGACAAACCCGATCCCTGTTAAGACATCCCTTGCACTGATGGGTAAGATGAGTGGTGAAATGAGGTTACCCCTTTCGCCGATGTCCGATGCAAATTTAGCCAGGCTTAAAAAGGCATTAAAGGATTACTGGCTTATAAAATAGAGGTTCAGGGTTTAAGGTTTACGGGTTGGCGTATTACTGACCTTTATGTTTTAGCTGAATGCTGAAAATTTCCCCCAAAAAAAAAGATTTTTGGGGGAATAATAATGAGGTAAAAATGGTAAACATAATTGTGGCTGGCGCTGCCGGGCGCATGGGAATAAGGATTATAAATATAATAAATGAAATAGAAGGTGTGAGGCTTGCAGGCGCGTTTGAACACCCTGATAACCCGATGACAGGGCAGGATGCAGGTCAGACAGCAGGTATTGGCATTAAAGGTGTAAAAATCAGCAACTCTCTTATGGATATAGTTGCTTCAGGGGATGTGATTATAGATTTTACCATCCCTGCCGCTACCATGAGCAATGTTAAAAATGCCGCTGCCTCTGGCAAGGCAATAGTAATAGGTACAACAGGGATAACAGATGAACAGATAAAGGAGATAAAAAGTTACTCAAAAAAAATCCCTGTAATACTTGCGCCCAACATGAGTGTTGGTGTTAATGTGATGTTTAAAATTGCTGCTGAGATGGCAAAAATACTTGGCAGTGATTATGATTTAGAGATAATAGAGGCGCATCACAGGTTGAAAAAGGATGCCCCGAGCGGAACAGCAATAGGTCTTGCAAAAAAACTTGCAGAGGCAACAGGGCGTGACCTTTTAAAAACAGCGGTATACTCAAGGCATGGTATGATAGGTCAGAGAACAGATGAAGAGATAGGGATCCAGACAGTGAGGGCAGGGGATATCACAGGTGATCATACTGTGCTTTTTGGAGGTATTGGTGAACGGCTTGAACTTATACACAGGGCACATAACAGGGATAATTTTGCCAAAGGCGCTGTAAGGGCCGCAAAGTGGATTGTTAACAGAGAACCGGGGCTCTATGATATGCAAGATGTCCTGGGATTGAAGTAAAGATATGAAAACTGTTTATATAGGAATCGGCAGCAATCTGGGTGACCCCTATGAAAACTGCATAAAGGCGATTGAGGCCATAAAAAAGGATCATTTTACCGGGATCAGGGCATTGTCTCCATTTTACAAGACGCAGCCTGTCGGTATAGAAGGTGATAACTGGTTTATAAATGCGGTGCTTTGTATTAATACCGGCCTTTCCGCTACAGAAATTATACAGATGCTGCTTGATGTGGAAAATAGAATGGGAAGGGTCAGGACAGGTGTGAGGTGGGAATCACGTATTATTGACCTTGATGTACTCCTGATAGGCAGCGAGATAATAAATGATAAAAACCTGATTGTACCCCATCCACGCATGCATTTGCGAAGGTTCGTGATGGCCCCTATGGTTGATATAGCGCCTGATCTTATACACCCCGTTTTAAAGAAGAGTATGAGGGATATCCTGAATGAGATACCTGAAACTGATCAGGCGATAAAGCTTATGGTGAAAAACTAATGGTACGCCTTCTTATTTATATAGTCCTTCTGTATGTCATTTACGGCCTTGTAAAAAGGCTGTTGCTTTCAGGCCCTAAAGAGAAACGCAAGTCAGATCCTTCCGCCATGATCAGCGAGATGGTGCAGGACCCTTACTGCAAAACCTATATCCCTAAGCACGAGGCATACAGGGCAATATTGGGGGGTAATGAGATACTCTTCTGCAGTAAAGAGTGTGCTGAAAAATATAAAGATAAACTGAAAAATTAAATTTTATAACAATATAGTTGGTTCTGGAGGGACAAATGAAATTTTTTATTGATACCGCAAATATTGATGAGATCAAAAAGGCAAATGAACTTGGTCTGCTTGACGGTGTAACGACAAATCCTTCACTTGTAGCAAAGGAGGGGAGGGAGTTTAAAGAACTTATTAAAGAAATATGCAATATTGTCGATGGACCTGTTAGCGCAGAGGTATTAAGCCTTGAGACGAACGGGATGGTTTCTGAGGCAAGGGAACTGGCAAAGATTGCAAATAATATAGTCATCAAGATCCCGCTTGTTAAAGAAGGGCTCAAGGCAGTAAAGATACTTTCAGGCGAAGGCATAAAAACAAATGTAACCCTCTGTTTTTCGGCTGTGCAGGCCCTTATGGCGGCAAAGGCAGGGGCAGATTACATTAGCCCGTTTGTGGGCAGGCTTGATGACATAGGCCAGATAGGAATGGAGCTTGTGGAACAGATAACAACCATCTACGAGGCATACGGGTATGAAACAGAGATTATAGTAGCAAGCATCAGAAACCCGATCCATGTCCTGGATGCAGCTCTCATGGGGGCTGATATAGCTACAATACCCTATAAGGTGATGGAACAGCTTATAAAACATCCCCTTACTGATATAGGGATCACCAATTTTATGGCTGACTGGAAAAAGGCAAAATAGGATTGCAGGTGTGTAGTATGCTTTCTCTGTTATCAGGAAAAGTAAACCTGAATGAATCAAATATTGGCATGTATGTCCATACGCATTCTATTACAGGCATGATTATAACACTAAATATTTTTTTGCTTTGCCTCATATATACCGCTTTTATTCCTTGTGCAGCATTGGCTGATATCTACAAATACAAGGATAAAAACGGTGTAATGCATTTTACAAATATAAGGTCTGATATCCGTTATACCCTGTACATTAAGGAGGCAAGAGAAAACCCTGATGCATTTATAACCAAATATGATGTAATCATTGAAGCGGCATCAGAAAAATTCAGTATGGAACCATCTCTTGTAAAGGCGGTTATCAAGGCTGAATCGGGTTTTGATCATACTGCCGTATCATCCAAAGGTGCTCAGGGGCTGATGCAGCTAATGCCGGGTACAGCAGAAGATATGGAGGTTGATGACCCCTATAACCCGGAAAAGAATATTTTTGGTGGAACAAAGTACCTTAGCAAGATGATGGAGAGATATAAAAATGATGTCAGGCTGGCGCTTGCAGCATACAATGCAGGACCTGAAAAGGTTGATAAATATAAGGATGTACCGCCTTTTAATGAAACAAAGGCCTTCATTGAAAGGGTCATGAAATATTATGACCAGTATCTTGCAGCCAAATAAGAATGCCTGCTGAAATATTTAGTATTTATTATTATAAACCCTCTATTTTCAGTTGACAAAAAGAATAAAAACACTAAAATGGGCGAACAATTTGCGGGAATAGCTCAGTGGTAGAGCCTCACGTTGCCAACGTGATTGTCGCGGGTTCAAGTCCCGTTTCCCGCTCCACCTAAACAATAAAAGGTTAATCCCGCGTGAGCGTGATTAACCTTAAAAATTTTAGGCGGCATAGCCAAGTGGCTAAGGCAGCGGTCTGCAAAACCGTTATTCCCCAGTTCAAATCTGGGTGCCGCCTCCAGTATTTGAAAAGGGATTAATCTAAAGCAGGTTAATCCCTTTTTCTATCCAATATTAAAAAAGGTTTACAATAAGAGCGGGTCAGAGAAGATCAACGATAAGGTATTTAAGATATAGATTAAGCTGAAAGCTATATCCTGGTTGACCTTCTTTCCGGATGGACATTTTTTAAATTCTTA
The nucleotide sequence above comes from Desulfatiglans sp.. Encoded proteins:
- the fsa gene encoding fructose-6-phosphate aldolase, with protein sequence MKFFIDTANIDEIKKANELGLLDGVTTNPSLVAKEGREFKELIKEICNIVDGPVSAEVLSLETNGMVSEARELAKIANNIVIKIPLVKEGLKAVKILSGEGIKTNVTLCFSAVQALMAAKAGADYISPFVGRLDDIGQIGMELVEQITTIYEAYGYETEIIVASIRNPIHVLDAALMGADIATIPYKVMEQLIKHPLTDIGITNFMADWKKAK
- a CDS encoding lytic transglycosylase domain-containing protein yields the protein MLSLLSGKVNLNESNIGMYVHTHSITGMIITLNIFLLCLIYTAFIPCAALADIYKYKDKNGVMHFTNIRSDIRYTLYIKEARENPDAFITKYDVIIEAASEKFSMEPSLVKAVIKAESGFDHTAVSSKGAQGLMQLMPGTAEDMEVDDPYNPEKNIFGGTKYLSKMMERYKNDVRLALAAYNAGPEKVDKYKDVPPFNETKAFIERVMKYYDQYLAAK
- the lysA gene encoding diaminopimelate decarboxylase, translated to MHFFEYKNRELYCEDVRISDIAKDVKTPFYLYSHATLERHFRAFNDAFNGIDHITCFSMKSNSNMAILKLFSNAGGGVDIVSGGELYRAINAGVSPEKIVYSGVGKTAEEMEYALTSGILMFNSESPQEIEKLDEVAGRLNKKAKIAIRVNPDVDPQTHPYISTGLKENKFGIDINSSYDEYLRANRMTNLEVAGVSCHIGSQLTKVSPFVDALKKLKDLIMRLTESGINIRYLDLGGGLGITYNDEKPPMPHEYASALKETIGDMNLTLILEPGRVIVGNSGILVAKVLYTKKNQEKNFSVVDAAMNDLARPSLYGSYHGIRPVKIDSEEIISMDIVGPICESGDFLAKNREIPALKQGDLIAVMSAGAYGFSMSSSYNSRPKVAEIMVKGDTYYTVRERETYEDLIRGETIPDFLK
- a CDS encoding diaminopimelate epimerase; translated protein: MEKIEFYKMSGTGNDFILIDNRDEKVPDKEMRHIAQRACRRRDSVGADGMIYIINSDKYDFKWRFFNSDGSEAEMCGNGSRCAARFAILNGIAGEHMTFETIAGLVSADVSGRSVKVLMPTPKGLKKDINIPLEEGWEAIGFVNTGVPHVVVHVKEIKNTPVFKQGRVIRYHQMFQPSGTNANFMSLKAKDHIYVRTYERGVENETLACGTGSIASSLIANVRGLVNSPVTVTTSGGEELKVHFEKKGTDFSRVWLEGGTSIIYKGELHEEAL
- the dapB gene encoding 4-hydroxy-tetrahydrodipicolinate reductase, which codes for MVNIIVAGAAGRMGIRIINIINEIEGVRLAGAFEHPDNPMTGQDAGQTAGIGIKGVKISNSLMDIVASGDVIIDFTIPAATMSNVKNAAASGKAIVIGTTGITDEQIKEIKSYSKKIPVILAPNMSVGVNVMFKIAAEMAKILGSDYDLEIIEAHHRLKKDAPSGTAIGLAKKLAEATGRDLLKTAVYSRHGMIGQRTDEEIGIQTVRAGDITGDHTVLFGGIGERLELIHRAHNRDNFAKGAVRAAKWIVNREPGLYDMQDVLGLK
- a CDS encoding 4-hydroxy-tetrahydrodipicolinate synthase, yielding MFQGSIVALVTPFKNGKVDEEGYRALIEEQIEQGTSAIVPCGTTGESATLSIEEHNRVIDIAIKAVNKRVPVIAGTGGNSTSEAIELTMHAKKAGADATLQVTPYYNKPGQEGMYRHFKAIADAVPLPQVLYNVPGRTGVNLMPETVARLAEIAEVVAIKEASGNLAQMTEIMTLAGDKITLLSGDDNLIVPVLSIGGKGVISVIANVVPKDTANVVSTWLNGDIEKSRKLFLKLYPLCQAMFYETNPIPVKTSLALMGKMSGEMRLPLSPMSDANLARLKKALKDYWLIK
- a CDS encoding argininosuccinate synthase — translated: MVKEKIKKIVLAYSGGLDTSVILTWLKETYDCPVVAYAADVGQGDEVTGIREKAVKTGADEVIIEDLREEFVKDYVWPAIRANAVYESGYLLGTSLARPLIALRQVEIARQTGADAVSHGSTGKGNDQVRFELAYMALEPGLKIIAPWKIWSFKGREDLIKYAKERNIPVPVTKAKPYSSDRNLLHISFEGGILEDTWAEADEKMFTLSVSPEKAPDKATYVEIDFEQGNPTRVDGKAMSPASILAHLNTLGGMNGVGRVDIVENRYVGMKSRGVYETPGGTILRVAHQAVESITMDREVMHIRDGLIPRYADMIYNGYWFSPEREMLQSLIDKSQENVTGTARIKLYKGNCITVGRKSEQSLFNPEYATFEGEDVYNQADAGGFIRLNALRLKIATIMKRK
- the folK gene encoding 2-amino-4-hydroxy-6-hydroxymethyldihydropteridine diphosphokinase, with the protein product MKTVYIGIGSNLGDPYENCIKAIEAIKKDHFTGIRALSPFYKTQPVGIEGDNWFINAVLCINTGLSATEIIQMLLDVENRMGRVRTGVRWESRIIDLDVLLIGSEIINDKNLIVPHPRMHLRRFVMAPMVDIAPDLIHPVLKKSMRDILNEIPETDQAIKLMVKN
- the argH gene encoding argininosuccinate lyase, which gives rise to MTKKVWGGRFTEDINEAVDSFHSSLSFDKRLFSQDIDGSTAHCRMLSKKGIIPEDEASEIINALAEIKREIARGEFSKGDDYEDIHTLVEKALIGKVGQKGEKVHTGRSRNDQVALDARLYVRDAIERDINLIKELQRSLVNLAVKNIAVLMPGYTHLQPAQPVLLAHHLLAYFEMLKRDCARFTDCKKRVNVMPLGSAALAGTTFDLDRSMVADELGFDTISDNSMDAVSDRDFVLEYLFSASVLMMHLSRLSEEIVLWSTREFGFVILPDAFCTGSSIMPQKKNPDVLELVRGKTGRVYGNLMGLLTTMKGLPLTYNKDMQEDKEGLFDTVDTIEQCLMVLSMLVSEMRFNSEKMLNATEEGHLMATDLADYLVNKGMTFRNAHEIVGKVVLFAIDKKRTLKQLTLQELQGFSRQIEDDVYKWLEPASAVTRRNLHGGTGTDAVKKSLERAKKEMAS